A genomic region of Papaver somniferum cultivar HN1 chromosome 7, ASM357369v1, whole genome shotgun sequence contains the following coding sequences:
- the LOC113293988 gene encoding 1-aminocyclopropane-1-carboxylate synthase 7-like, which translates to MAIEIDQQVSTSSSTVELSNVANSDTHGEDSPYFAGWKAYDENPYDEITNPSGVIQMGLAENQVSFDLLEEYLENNADKQPTTRKSSGISSFRENALFQDYHGLQSFRKAMASFMGKIRSDEVKFDPERVVLTAGATAANELLTFILANPGDALLVPTPYYPGFDRDLRWRTGVKIVPVHCNSSNNFQVTPQALEDAYKEAESKNIKVRGLLITNPSNPLGIAMERKVLEEILDFVTHKNIHLVSDEIYSGSVFSSTEFVSVAEILEERNYKDAERVHIVYSLSKDLGLPGFRVGTIYSYNDKVVTTARRMSSFSLVSSQTQNLLAAMLSDTMFTENYIKINRERLKKRYQLIIDGLRKAGIECLEGNAGLFCWMNLSPFLKSSTKESELILWNSMVNEVKLNISPGSSCHCDEPGWFRVCFANMSEETLQVVLKRIYKFMETYQNEA; encoded by the exons ATGGCTATTGAGATTgatcaacaagtttccactagtAGTAGTACTGTTGAGTTATCAAATGTTGCAAACTCTGATACTCATGGAGAAGATTCTCCATATTTTGCTGGATGGAAAGCTTATGATGAAAACCCTTATGATGAGATTACTAACCCATCCGGTGTTATTCAGATGGGATTAGCTGAAAATCAA GTTTCATTTGATTTACTTGAAGAGTACTTGGAAAACAATGCAGACAAACAACCAACAACTAGGAAAAGTAGCGGGATTTCAAGCTTCAGAGAGAACGCTTTATTTCAAGACTATCATGGTCTGCAAAGTTTTAGAAAAGCAATGGCAAGTTTCATGGGGAAAATCCGAAGCGACGAAGTGAAATTCGATCCTGAAAGAGTTGTTCTTACTGCCGGTGCAACCGCTGCAAATGAACTCTTAACTTTCATTTTAGCAAACCCCGGTGATGCTTTATTGGTTCCAACTCCATATTACCCAGG atttgatagagatttaagATGGAGGACTGGTGTAAAAATCGTTCCGGTTCACTGCAACAGCTCGAATAACTTCCAAGTTACTCCACAAGCATTAGAAGATGCATACAAAGAAGCTGAATCAAAGAACATCAAAGTAAGAGGACTTCTAATTACAAACCCATCAAATCCATTAGGCATAGCAATGGAAAGGAAAGTGCTCGAAGAGATCCTCGACTTCGTTACACATAAAAACATTCATCTCGTATCGGATGAAATATACTCGGGGTCAGTTTTTTCTTCGACAGAATTTGTAAGCGTTGCAGAAATACTTGAAGAAAGAAACTATAAAGATGCGGAAAGGGTTCATATTGTTTACAGTTTGTCAAAAGATTTAGGATTGCCAGGGTTTAGAGTTGGAACAATTTATTCATACAATGATAAAGTTGTGACAACTGCAAGAAGGATGTCAAGTTTTAGTTTAGTCTCATCACAAACTCAAAATCTCTTAGCTGCCATGTTATCGGATACGATGTTTACCGAAAATTATATTAAGATTAATAGGgaaagattgaagaaaagatatcaGCTAATTATTGATGGACTAAGAAAAGCTGGAATTGAGTGTTTAGAAGGAAATGCTGGATTATTTTGCTGGATGAATTTAAGTCCATTTTTGAAGAGCTCCACAAAAGAAAGCGAATTGATTCTTTGGAATTCGATGGTGAATGAAGTGAAGTTGAATATATCTCCTGGCTCATCTTGTCACTGTGATGAACCTGGTTGGTTTAGAGTTTGTTTTGCTAACATGAGTGAAGAAACATTACAAGTAGTACTGAAGAGAATTTACAAATTCATGGAAACTTACCAAAATGAAGCATGA